The Stieleria maiorica genome includes the window CCCTTGAGCGAACAGTTCAAACGCATTCTGATTGCTGACGACGAACCGTTGTATCGTGACACAACCGCTGAATTGTTGCGTGACGAGGGGTACGAATGCATTTGCGTCAATGATGCCAATGGCGCGATCGACGTTCTGCACGGCCACTCGTTTGATCTGATCTTGTCAGACCTAAACATGCCGGGCAATTTAAAGCTTGAACTGTTGAAGGAAGGGCGAACCAAGTATGCACACATCCCAATGATTGTAGTGACCGGCGTTCCGTCGGTTCCCAGCGCGATCGAAAGCGTGCGACTAGGGATCGCCGACTACCTGCTGAAACCGATTAAGTTCGAGGAGCTGTTGGCTGCAGTCTGTCGAGCGATCCGGCAACCGGTGATCTTACCTCGCGAGCCCAGCTCAACTTTCTACGACTCAGACACGCTCAAGGAGTATCCAGGGATTATCGGTCGTAGCCAACCGATGTTCGAACTTCTAGACCTCGTGGGACGAGTCGCGGCAAGTAGCCCCAACATCTTAATCACCGGTGAAAGTGGGACCGGAAAAGAAGTGATCGCCAAAGCCATTCATGACCACAGCCCACGTGCCGATCATCCAATTCAGGTCATCGACTGCACCGCGGTCCCGGAGTCGCTTTTCGAATCAGTCTTGTTCGGTCACGTCAAAGGATCATTCACGGGCGCGGTCAAGGACCAGAAGGGATTGCTACGCAATTGTGACGGCGGAACCGCGTTTTTTGATGAACTTGGGGAATTGCCGCATACGTCTCAGGCCAAATTGTTGCGTGTGATTCAGGAACAGACTTTTACGCCGGTCGGTGAGAGCCGCCCGGTTCAAGTTGATACCCGCTTCATCTGCGCCACCAACCGCGATTTGCAAAAGGAAGTGGACGCAGGCCGATTTCGACAAGATTTGTTCTACCGACTTGCCGTCATTCATCTTGATCTGCCGCCATTGCGAAAGCGGGGCGACGATGTGGTACTGTTGGCCGCGCATTTTTTGAATCAACTGGGCACCGGTCGAACAGATGTGAAGGGATTGTCGCCGCAAACTCTGGAGTGTTTTCGTCGCAATCATTGGCCCGGTAACATTCGAGAGCTCCGCAATGTCATGGAAAGAGCGATTGCATTGGCTCGCGGAACGAAAATTGAAGTGGACGATTTGCCGCGCCAGCTTCTTGACGGACCACGCCAGTCGGGGCCGGAGGCTGAGTTATCAGAGATTTCCCGCGATGAAGCGCTCGACTATGCGGATCGCGAATGTCTGGCGGTTCTTCTACAAAAACACGACGGCGTGATTGCCAGTGCGGCTCGGCAAGCCGGTTTGTCACGACAAGGGTTGAACAAATTGCTCAAACGCCATGGAATCTGCGTGGATGAGTACCGCTAAGCCTCGATAGGTTTTGTGACCTGGGACAACACCTCAAGCCGAGCGTCCGGTTTCAAAGGGTTGTGGGCCGATCACCAACCCGCATGTCTGACAGGGGATGGCTGCTACCGGTCACCGTTGTATTCGCCCATTTTTTCCTGTGTCGGTAGCATCTTCTTCAAATTAAACTTCGGCCGTGGATGAGAATTCACGAAAGCCGCAAGGTCGAATGCTTCCTGGTCGCTCAAGTGCGGATCATCTAAAGGCATGGCAACCTTCAGATATGATGCCAGCTTGGAGACGCGGCTCAGTCCCGCCCCGTCGTTATACGATTGCGGCCCCCAGACCGGCGGCCCTTCGTTGCCGCCAAGCCCGTCGGCTGCATGGCAGGAAGCGCAGTGTTCCGCGTACAGCGTGCGGCCCCTCCTAATACTTGGAGCATCTTTAGGGGGCTCCAGAGTTGGCATGTGGTTGGGGCCCAACGGTTTGTCACGATTGACCTTAATCGGCTGGCCTTCTGAAAGCGATGTAATGTAGGCTGTAATCGCGATCGCCAATTTGCTGCCGACCGGAGGTCTCGTCCCATTCTGACTTCGCATGAAGCAATTCAGGACGCGGTCTTGCAGTGTGATGACTCGCTTTTCACGAGGGGACCAGGCCGGGTAGGCTGTCGCGATTCCAATGAAACTGGCCGCCATCGGATGTCGGCCATTTTCCAAATGACACGAGGTGCAGTTGAGTTGATTGCCAATATAGTCGCGCGACAGTGGGTGCTCACGTGTATTCTCGATAATGGCTTCGCCCAACCGAGTGATCTCGGCGTACGATTGAGACGTGTATGTTTCCTCGGAATCTTGACTTTGTGCGATCGTCGCGATTGTCATCAGCAGGGAGATCCCCAGGAAGCGGTGGGTTGTCAAAGCCCAGTCGCAGCTCAAGGAGCGGACGCCGGTCAGCCATGCGGCAGAAAAAAGTCTTTCAAATATGGGATTTGGCATTTTGTTCTGCAAAAATGGTTGTCGGAAATGGATCATCGAGTGCTCCAACCGGCAATCCGTGGGTTACGTGGTTCACACGGAGATTTGCGACGCTCGCCACATTGGGCAAGTCTTGGTTGGGTATGCATTCGACCGCGAGCGTGAACTCATCGTCACGGGGGATCAGCGAGCATCACTTATCGACCGAGCCCTGCTGGGGAGCACGTCGCGATAGGTTCTTCGTCATGCACCGTGCAGCGTACTGATCGCCCGTTGAATTTAATTGACAGGATCGCCCAGGACGATTTTCGCTGCGAACATGATTGGCGTCGACGCGATCACCACCAAGTCGGCTGTCCCGCGCCGGGGGCTCAACGTTGGTAGTGTTCGGGTTGATAAATGAGGCTTGCGATTTTTGTCTGACGCGTCCCGCGCGGGGTCGGCCACGAAACGGTATCGCCGACTCGATAACCAAGAATCGCAGTCCCGATAGGGGCGAGAATTGACAGCATGTTGTCTTTGACACTCGCCGATTCCGGATAGACCAGCGTGAAAACCCCGCGCTCACTGGTATCGGGATCGAGAAGTTCGACGACCGAATCCATCGTGACAACGTTGTCTGGAACTTCCGACGCATCAACAACGTTGGCGCGGTGAACTTCATGAAGAAGACGGTTGAGATGACTTCGGCAGCCGACGTTATCTCTGAATTCACGGTTTAACAATTGGATCAGACGTGTTTGATCGGCGGCGGTGATGATGATTTGCCGATCTTCGGCGGTGATCACCACGTGGGGCGGATGTGCGATGGACATAAAAAACTCGGTCAAATGGATGTGCGCTGGAAGACGTCAGGACTGTGCCCAGGGAGTCAAATAAATCTGCACGAACGGCTACAAATTGAATGCCCCCACCCGTTCGGGCTGGAATGTAACTCTTTCAACGCGTTTGCGTAATTCTCGCCCCCAAACTTCCAAGGTCACAATTTCGCCGACGCGCATCCCAAGTAGTTCTGAACCAAGTAGCGAAAGGATCGAAAGTTTTCCTTCGGATACGCATGTTTCCTCTGGATAGACGAGCGTCAATGTTTCTGCTTCGCTGGGATCCAAATCGCGGACCTTGACAGTGGAGTTCATGGTAATGACGTCGGGGAGCATCTCGTGGGAATCCACCACCGTGGCTTGCGTCAGACGTTGTTGCAGCCGATCCAGGTGTGGACGATCACCGCCCAAGCCGAGGGTCAGTTCGCGTCGCAACAGATCTTCCAATCGAGTTTTGTCCGTTCGGGTGACGGCAATCAATTTCGTAAACATTGTTTTCCTAAGGGAACGACCGGGGCTACCGGTCAATTACTGTACTGAAACAAAAATACTGTACTGATACACAAAATATACGATTCGCGTTGGACGCTACTCGTAGGCGGTTCCCGAGCGCAGTCGATTAGAATCAGTTTCACGAAGCATTGGGATCACGCAGGCCAGACAATCGCGCCGTTTCCGGCGACGCATTCGACATGCACGAAGGTGCGATCCATTCCGGAGAACTCCGTTGCGAGAATCCCATCAAGAGGTTTTGCAACCGCCGGTGCTATGCCAGGATGCCTTCACGCTCGGGCTGGAAAACAACCGCCTCAACCCGCCACTGTCCCTCACCGCTGGGCACGGTCCAACGGACGGTATCCCCGACGCGATAGCCAAGGATCGCGGTACCGAGTGGTGCCAGAATCGACAGTTTTCCTTCCGCGATATTTGCCTCGTCGGGATAAACGAGCGTGAATATTTTGAGCTCCCGGCTTGCGATGTCTTTGAGCCGCACAATCGAGTTCATCGTGATGACGTCACCAGGGACATCTTCTCGAGCAACGACCGCTGCGTTGGCCAATTCGTTTCGCAAAGCGTTCAAGTAGGGCTTGTCGCAGAATGCCCCTGCAAACGAACTGACCAAAACGTCTTCGAGACGCCTGCAATCTTCCGCTGTCACGATGATTCTGTTTTTGCGATTCATGATGGTGTGCTTCATTGGTTGGGAGTGGGACGATGGCCAACAAAAGCAATAACTGTGCCAATAGGACGAATCGGCGACCGCCACACCGCAACAGCCCTCTTTCGGCCCTATTCGCTTGCCCTTCATACCGGTGCAAGCGTCAACTCGTGACGACATGCGTTTGGCGGAGTTGACACCGTCGCGTCCTTTCGCGATTCGCCCCGGTGGGCGATGTTGAATTCCATCATTGGTCCATCGACCCTTAGAAGCAACGTAATCTGTGGGAAACGGGGGCGGCTACGGCTGAAGATTTGAGTGGTATGGATCGCGAGTTGAACCGCGTAGAAATTCCGAGCCCAACCTTCAAGGACGACGCAATCGGGTTGGGCGTCGATCGAGATTTCGCGAATTAAGCGATGGGTGCCGCAGTCAAACGCATCGCTGAATTCGTTGAGCCACTGGTTGTCGAGGCTCCAGGAGTCACCGTGCATTGTTACCGTCCTTGAGGGGAATATGAGGGATAAAGTTGATTAATAGAATCCGTTGATGACGCTCGTTGGCGACAACCCGCCCGCACGCGTTTTGGCGTAAGTGGAAGCCGACTCCATCGCAACCATTGCAAATGGCGGTCCATTGCAGCGCTGGCTCGCGTCTGCCCACAGGACTTCAACCGAAGCTAATTCGGCGCGGACGAGGTTCCGGGAGGCTTCCGTAGGACTGACCCCAAAACGGTTTGCTGGATTTTCAGTAAACGCAATCGAGCGTGTCGCGGAGTCGTCTGCCGGAGCCAAACGGCGACGGATTTCCGGATCAGAGTGTCTCCCTGCGTTGCCCGCTCGATCCAGCAGTTGACGTTTTTGCCTCCCCGTTGCAGATTTGTCTGCCACCTTTCCCGACAGGTCGGTCATTGTGGCGAATTAGAAGGTGCTGGTCCGACATTTGCAATTGTGTTGGGCTGTTTGCGGGAACGCATCCGGCAATTTCTTGGCATGCCTTCAATCCCAGTAGAGAACATCGTGTGCAACGGGTTACCTGTCATTGAGATCACTGTCCAAACGAATCATGGCTTGACCTACGTCGTCGCGGTTCCATGCCTCCCGACCGTTCCGGATCACGTCGCATCAGACTGGCGATCTCGTGTCGTCTGCGGTCCAGAATCGGAACACATTCAGGATTCCGAACCTGATCAAACGGCGGTTCACTGCCGTCACCAGTCCGCCGCGCAATGAGGTTGGGGTGACAGGCGGCGTGTTGGACAGGACTGGCTGTTCGCTTGCAACTTTCTTCGTTCTGGTTAATGGCTCTTCCGTTTCCTCTCTCGTTGAATCTGAAAGGACCAATTTGATGTTCGAATTCAACCGCATCTTGGTGTCGGTTGACACCCGAATGGATGTCCGCAACATCGTTGACAAGGCGGCCTTGATCTCTCAACAGTGTGGAGCGTCCATCAAATTGGTCGATGTCGTTGCGGAATTCCCACGGGTTGTTCGTCTGATGCTTGCCGGTCATCAGGAGATTCGCGAAACGATCATCAAAGAAAAACGCGAACGACTATCGGCCCTGGCGGAATCACTTCGCGAGCGCGGCATCGATGTTGAGATTGATGTGCTGAGCGGCACGACGTCCACCCAGGTCACAAGTCTTGTCGCAAGTGGCGGCCATGACCTCGTTGTGCGGACTGCAAAAGGAAGAGACAGTCGACGTAGAGGTGGTGTCGGAACGACCGCCATGCGGCTTTTACGAGAGTGCCCCTGCCCGGTTTTGCTGATTGCGCCAAACGCGTCGGCAAACTATGCGCACGTGATGGCATGTGTCGACACGTCCAGCGATGAACTTGTCGATGCCGTTTTGAATGATCGAGTTGTGGCTGCGGCGACGCGGCTGAGCCAATGGCACCAATCCAAGCTTTCGATCTTTCACGCATGGTCGATCTATGGTGAAGAGTTCCTGCTGGTGCGAACAAGGGATGGCGACTTCCGTGATTTGTCGGCACGTGTGCGGGAACGCAGCGAGAAGATGTTCCATGATTTCTTGCAGATGCATGGACGAAACGCCGGCGATCAAAATTCCTTCATCCGGAAAGGGGAGCCGGCGACGATGATTCCGGCATTCGCATCTGAAAACAATGTTGACTTGATTGTGATGGGATCGTTTGCACGGAGTTGGCTTTCGGAAATGCTTCTCGGCAGTACGGTCGAACGTGTGTTGAGCGTAATCAACTGTTCTGTGCTAGTCATCAAACCCGATCGTATGGCCATGCCGATTTACGGGGGCCAGTTCAGCGAATGGGAGTCCATCGTATGAAGCAGACGTGATGGTTTGGACGGCGGTGTTCCGATTGGCACGCGGTTTGCCTCCGCAATGAGATCCGAAATTCCATTGATGAATCGAACCTGCAAGACCGTTGCGGTTTCAAACGCTAAAACCAAACGGAGTATCAGATGTCGACGGTGACCTCCAAACCCATTCAGCGCATCCTTTTTCCGACAGATTTTTCGCCCGTCGCAAACGCTGCGTTCGGACATGCCGAGCGTCTCGCGGCTTCGACTGGGGCCAGGTTGATCGTGCTGCACGTTCAACAGGGCTTGGCAACGGTAGGGCCTATCAACGACGTGGATCGAGAGACAATCCGGCAATTGCGAGCCGTTCGACCGCGACACAGGAATCTTGATGTTTCTCGCCTAGTCTACGCCGGATCACCCGGCGAGACCATCTGTTGGATTGCACAAGAGGCGCAGTGCGATCAGATCGTAATGGGAACGCATGGACGCACCGGTCTGATCAACCTGCTGATGGGCAGTGTCGCAGAACACGTTGTTCGTCACGCCCGATGCCCCGTGTTGACCGTCCCCACCCGCGCTCGCAATGAATCTCCCCTACCAGACCCTGCCATCGAACTTCGGATGCCGCATGCACAGCCTCTTTAGGAATCGTTTCCTATGTGATTGCGAGTCATCGCCACCGACTATGACGGAACGGTTGCCCGAGACGGCGAACTGGCCGCCGTCGGTCGCTACATCGAACGAATTCCCACTGATCTTCGATTGTCGATCGAAACCATCGTTCATCGCAAGTTAATCGCCGAGGATATCGAAGGCCAGGCACCGTTTGAGATGGTAATTCGTGGTCGAAATGTGTTGGTCCCTGGAGACAGCAAGAGCGGCAAGTCTTGGTATGGGGCTTATGATCGCATCACGAGCAAGATTGCAGCAGTTATTCCGTCCGCTGACATTGAAAGCCCGAGCACCGCAGATCGATACGCCCCATAATGCCGATGTTATCGAACTGTGATCTCGTGTTAATCGAATGCGACTCAATGACGACTTTTCCGCGAATCGAGGCCTATCGCGAAGTGAGCCGGCAGCCACCGATCGCTGCTAGCGACACGTTGATTACCGCTATGATCAGCGACGGCGTCGTTGACGTCGGGGTTTCGATTTCGAGGCGATATCGATGCCATCGCGCAGAGAATCTTGCAACTCGTCAATAATCATTGATGCTGCATTGATTCTGGACTGTAGGTCACGACTATCCAGCCGATTCGATCTCTAGGTTTGGAAATCTTCTGCGGTACAACAAGCGTTCTAGCCAAGTGGCTTGACGCAGATTCGGGTCGTCCGCCGGAACCTGGTCTTGCTTGCCTTTTCGAGCGACCAGCGTTACCGTGCAATCGGCGTGGACCACGTTGACAGACCAGCATTTCTCGACGACATAGAGGTGGCTGTCGCCCCTTATACTTGGGCTAATCTGTTTCGCTCGCGGTCCAGGTGCGGAACTGGATTTCGGTTTTCTGTAGACGACGTTGCTTCCGGCGATCATAGTTTATAGGGAAAGGTGACGCTCTAGGATTGTGTTTTCATCCAAATCCGAGAACTCGCTCGTCGGTGCTTCAAAATTGACGCTGACCATTTGCGAACGCACTATCGGCTCTAGAACCCACTGGGGTGCGTGCAACATGATTGAATCTTAACAAACTCTCCACGCCACAACTCGGAAAGACCTTACGGATTTTCCCACGTTGACCAAGATGGTCTTTGATTTGGCTAGGGGGCCCGGAAAGTTTTTATTCGGCATGAAGCACCTGTCCGATGGCATGCAAGCGGTAGCGGGAAATCGTCTCCGCCGCCTAATTAACAGCGTGATCAACAACCGCATTTTTGTGACAGTCGTGGGGACGATTGTCACCTTCATCGTTCAGTCCAGCTCGATCACGACCGTCAACGAGATCGCTGGCGCTATTGGGGGCTCGTGCTGGTCGGTGTGGGGATGGTGTTCTTTGGCTTGGAAATCATGAAGGGCGCTTGCGCAATGATCACGGGAATGCCGTTATTTGAAGACAGGTTTGCTCGATATGCGGTGGTCAGCTATTTCGGTGTCCTGATTTGCGCACTCGTCGACTGCTTGCTGACGACGCTTGTGTAGTTCTCGTCGGCTACGCTCGAAATCACAGTTTCGCTGACAACCCAAGGCATTATCAGCTAGCCCACTGCGGCGGCGTTGATTCTGGGAGAGAACGTCGGAACAACCATTACGGCTTTTCTTGCTTCGCTTGGTACCACGACCAATGTGCGCCGAGCGGCGTACTTTTTCGTCGATCTCAATTTGAGTAGTGTGTTTGGGATCACACTCATTTTCCACTGGTACATCCGATTGATTCACTCGATCATCAGCGTCGATGTCAATCAAGTGGCCATGGTCGACGACGTCGAAACCTTCCCCAACACGGTCGCGGCGATCGCAGCGACGAACACGGTGTATTACGTTTGCAACACCTTGCTGTTCCTGCCATTGGTGACGCCGATGGTCCGCTTGCTGGACTACGAATTCTTTTCTACGTCGAACCAAGACATTTGATTGCTCTTGCAGCGAGAACGATCAAGCCCCAGTTTTTCGTTATATCGCATTGGATTGCGATTGCAGTTCCGCCGTCAAATTCGTTGGTTGGACACGCCCGCGACATCGTCGCTGTAAGTAGCGAAAGACAAGCCATGATGCCGCGGCCCATGTCATGCCGAATAACCAGCCAGCGGCGACGTCTGTCGGCCAATGAACGCCCATGTAGACGCGGCTGATGCCGACCAACAACGACAACGCAATGGGAACGACGATCAGGAATACTTTCGTCCGGCGGTCTCGTTCGGTTCGCGCCATGACCGCGCCGAGCGTCAGAAACACCAGCGACGACATTGCAGCATGGCCACTCGGAAAACTCTTTGTGTAGATTCGCGTTTCATGAGGCACCAATTCCGGTCTCGGCCGATCGAATCCCAACTTCATCAACGTACTTACCGCCGTTCCACTGAGAATCGCCGCGACAATAAACAAGGCGACCCAGGGCTGCTTTTTGAAATAGAGATAGCCCGACATCGCAGATGTGAAAATCGTCAACGCAGCAACGCTTCCGAGCGCCGTTACGTCTCGCCCGCCTTCCTCGAACCAGCTTGGTCCGATCGGATCTGTCGGGTCGCCAGGAGCGCGCATGCTCAACAAGAGTTTTTCGTCGAGTAGGCGACTATCGCCTTCGACGACTCTCTCGGCAATTGAGACAAAGCCCCAGACACCCAGCCCCACCACAGTCAGCAGCAGCACGGTGGTCAATTCATGGCTAATGATCCAGCGGTAAAGTTTTGCAAGTCGGCTTACAATCAAATGCTCTCTCTCCGCTCAAGTGATTTCGGCTGCGATAGGATTGACAAGCACTTTCCGCATGTCAAAACTGCCATCTGCCTGTCCTCGCCCAACTGGATGAACGCCGCTGGCGAAGTCAAATCGGTCTACTGTCGTGATGTTGGCAGGAAAGCTTCGGGGCGATCAAGATTGAAATAGTGTCCGTGGTCGGCCGTTAGAATCAGCACGGTGTCGTCCCATCCACCGTGCTCTTCAATCCAGGATACGATAGCGGCAAACGCATCGTCGCCGCTGAGCACCGCGCCAATCGAGTTGTCAATGTTGTTGGAATGATTTGCCCAATCAACGTCGCCGCTTTCAACCATCAGCCACCAGCGGTCGGAACGCGACTGAAGAACGTCGAGTGCTGCGATCGCCATGTCTTCTAATTTGACGTTCTCGCGGAGGTCCGCTTCACTATACACCTCGGCCTTCGCGGGATCAGGGGTGCCGAAGCTGACGACCGGATCATAGTTTCCGTCCGCGGTTTGAAATGGCAAGTGGCCACCTTCGGCCCCAAAAAAACCGAACAATCGGCTGCCGCTGTCTTTTGCCTGGTGGACGGCTTGATCGAGCACCTCCGCCCCCTCAATTCCATTGGTTCGTTGAGCGATCACGTACTTGCCACCGTTTTTAACGTCGATCGCGGAAAGGTCGTCTGCTGCGATGTACTTGTTACCTGGGACGTAGTTCTTGCCTTGGGCGGAATCCTTTTCTTTGTCAATTCCCCATCCGGCGCCGATCAAAACATCAACGCCCGGCAATCCACCAGGGTGATAAATTGATGGCCGCCCGATCAGGTCACGGGTCAA containing:
- a CDS encoding sigma-54-dependent transcriptional regulator, whose translation is MSEQFKRILIADDEPLYRDTTAELLRDEGYECICVNDANGAIDVLHGHSFDLILSDLNMPGNLKLELLKEGRTKYAHIPMIVVTGVPSVPSAIESVRLGIADYLLKPIKFEELLAAVCRAIRQPVILPREPSSTFYDSDTLKEYPGIIGRSQPMFELLDLVGRVAASSPNILITGESGTGKEVIAKAIHDHSPRADHPIQVIDCTAVPESLFESVLFGHVKGSFTGAVKDQKGLLRNCDGGTAFFDELGELPHTSQAKLLRVIQEQTFTPVGESRPVQVDTRFICATNRDLQKEVDAGRFRQDLFYRLAVIHLDLPPLRKRGDDVVLLAAHFLNQLGTGRTDVKGLSPQTLECFRRNHWPGNIRELRNVMERAIALARGTKIEVDDLPRQLLDGPRQSGPEAELSEISRDEALDYADRECLAVLLQKHDGVIASAARQAGLSRQGLNKLLKRHGICVDEYR
- a CDS encoding c-type cytochrome, which encodes MIHFRQPFLQNKMPNPIFERLFSAAWLTGVRSLSCDWALTTHRFLGISLLMTIATIAQSQDSEETYTSQSYAEITRLGEAIIENTREHPLSRDYIGNQLNCTSCHLENGRHPMAASFIGIATAYPAWSPREKRVITLQDRVLNCFMRSQNGTRPPVGSKLAIAITAYITSLSEGQPIKVNRDKPLGPNHMPTLEPPKDAPSIRRGRTLYAEHCASCHAADGLGGNEGPPVWGPQSYNDGAGLSRVSKLASYLKVAMPLDDPHLSDQEAFDLAAFVNSHPRPKFNLKKMLPTQEKMGEYNGDR
- the rnk gene encoding nucleoside diphosphate kinase regulator, with protein sequence MITAEDRQIIITAADQTRLIQLLNREFRDNVGCRSHLNRLLHEVHRANVVDASEVPDNVVTMDSVVELLDPDTSERGVFTLVYPESASVKDNMLSILAPIGTAILGYRVGDTVSWPTPRGTRQTKIASLIYQPEHYQR
- a CDS encoding GreA/GreB family elongation factor, translated to MFTKLIAVTRTDKTRLEDLLRRELTLGLGGDRPHLDRLQQRLTQATVVDSHEMLPDVITMNSTVKVRDLDPSEAETLTLVYPEETCVSEGKLSILSLLGSELLGMRVGEIVTLEVWGRELRKRVERVTFQPERVGAFNL
- the rnk gene encoding nucleoside diphosphate kinase regulator, encoding MNRKNRIIVTAEDCRRLEDVLVSSFAGAFCDKPYLNALRNELANAAVVAREDVPGDVITMNSIVRLKDIASRELKIFTLVYPDEANIAEGKLSILAPLGTAILGYRVGDTVRWTVPSGEGQWRVEAVVFQPEREGILA
- a CDS encoding universal stress protein — translated: MSSAVQNRNTFRIPNLIKRRFTAVTSPPRNEVGVTGGVLDRTGCSLATFFVLVNGSSVSSLVESERTNLMFEFNRILVSVDTRMDVRNIVDKAALISQQCGASIKLVDVVAEFPRVVRLMLAGHQEIRETIIKEKRERLSALAESLRERGIDVEIDVLSGTTSTQVTSLVASGGHDLVVRTAKGRDSRRRGGVGTTAMRLLRECPCPVLLIAPNASANYAHVMACVDTSSDELVDAVLNDRVVAAATRLSQWHQSKLSIFHAWSIYGEEFLLVRTRDGDFRDLSARVRERSEKMFHDFLQMHGRNAGDQNSFIRKGEPATMIPAFASENNVDLIVMGSFARSWLSEMLLGSTVERVLSVINCSVLVIKPDRMAMPIYGGQFSEWESIV
- a CDS encoding universal stress protein gives rise to the protein MSTVTSKPIQRILFPTDFSPVANAAFGHAERLAASTGARLIVLHVQQGLATVGPINDVDRETIRQLRAVRPRHRNLDVSRLVYAGSPGETICWIAQEAQCDQIVMGTHGRTGLINLLMGSVAEHVVRHARCPVLTVPTRARNESPLPDPAIELRMPHAQPL
- a CDS encoding phosphatase PAP2 family protein; translated protein: MIVSRLAKLYRWIISHELTTVLLLTVVGLGVWGFVSIAERVVEGDSRLLDEKLLLSMRAPGDPTDPIGPSWFEEGGRDVTALGSVAALTIFTSAMSGYLYFKKQPWVALFIVAAILSGTAVSTLMKLGFDRPRPELVPHETRIYTKSFPSGHAAMSSLVFLTLGAVMARTERDRRTKVFLIVVPIALSLLVGISRVYMGVHWPTDVAAGWLFGMTWAAASWLVFRYLQRRCRGRVQPTNLTAELQSQSNAI